The following coding sequences lie in one Paroedura picta isolate Pp20150507F chromosome 10, Ppicta_v3.0, whole genome shotgun sequence genomic window:
- the PCDH7 gene encoding protocadherin-7 isoform X4, whose product MGELRTVLGLARSFCCCCCVLLFLPPPLWVSPAAAKQLLRYRLAEEGPADIRIGNVASDLGIVTGSGDVTFSLESGSDYLKIDNMTGELSTTERRIDREKLPQCQMIFDENECFLDFEVSVIGPSQSWVDLFEGRVIILDINDNTPTFPSPVLTLTVEENRPVGTLYLLPTATDRDFGRNGIERYELLQEPGGGGDGSRRGGGGGSSAASAATSDSALYPGGSKRRQEVDGAARSSVFELQVADTPDGEKQPQLIVKGALDREQRDSYELSLRVRDGGDPARSSQAILRVLITDVNDNSPRFEKSVYEADLAENSSPGTPILQLRAADADVGVNGQLEYVFGAATESVRRLLRLDEASGWLSVLHRIDREEVNQLRFTVMARDRGQPPKADKATVVLNIRDENDNVPAIDIRKIGRIPLRDGVASVAEDVLVDTPVALVQVSDRDQGENGVVTCTVVGDVPFQLKPASEGEGEAQNKRKYFLHTSAPLDYEAVRDYNVVIVAVDSGSPSLSSNNSLLVRVGDANDNAPVFGQAVLEVSFPENNAPGERVATVRATDADSGKNAELAYSLEPSPLSAEAPGGLFTIDPDSGDVRVQAVLDREQRDTYEFQVTARDKGVPPLQGSTTVVVRVADRNDNEPRFMQDVFTFYVKENLQPNSPVGMVTVMDADKGRNAELSLSIQPGEQAPGAPAIFSIENETGTIFSTVSFDREQQTSYTFRVQAVDGGEPARSATATVSLFVMDENDNAPAVTAPANSSYTVLPPSSHARTVVAAVQAHDADAGPNAELSYSLVGGNPFRLFEVDPASGVVSLVGKLAPKHHGLHRLVVQVNDSGQPPQATTALLHVFVNESLANASLVEGQVARSLHTPLAHDIAGDPSYELGKQRLSIVVGVVAGVVTVVLLILVVVLARYCRAKGKHGGYEAGKKDHEDFFTPQPHDKAKKPKKDKKAKKGGGGCGGAGAKQPLYSSIVTVEASKPNGQRYDGVHEKLSAAGSPALGRYRSVNGGPGSPDLARHYKSSSPLPTVQLHPQSPTAGKKHQAVQELPPANTFVGAGDNISIGSDHCSEYSCQAGSKYSKQVDTVQTSQPPGHIEESCKMNVCARK is encoded by the coding sequence ATGGGGGAGCTGCGGACGGTGCTGGGGCTGGCGCggagcttctgctgctgctgctgcgtcctcctcttcctgccgccgccgctgtgGGTCAGCCCGGCGGCGGCCAAGCAGCTGCTCCGCTACCGGCTGGCCGAGGAAGGGCCGGCCGACATCCGCATCGGCAACGTGGCGTCGGACCTGGGCATCGTGACGGGCTCGGGCGACGTGACGTTCAGCCTGGAGTCCGGCTCGGACTACCTGAAGATCGACAACATGACGGGCGAGCTGAGCACGACGGAGCGGCGCATCGACCGCGAGAAGCTGCCGCAGTGCCAGATGATCTTCGACGAGAACGAGTGCTTCCTGGACTTCGAGGTGTCGGTCATCGGGCCCTCGCAGAGCTGGGTGGACCTCTTCGAGGGCCGGGTCATCATCCTGGACATCAACGACAACACCCCCACCTTCCCCTCGCCCGTGCTCACCCTCACTGTCGAGGAGAACCGCCCCGTCGGCACCCTGTACCTGCTGCCCACCGCCACCGACAGGGACTTCGGCCGCAACGGCATCGAGCGATACGAGCTGCTCCAGGAGCCCGGCGGCGGGGGCGACGGGAGCCGtcggggcggcggcggaggcagctCGGCCGCCTCGGCTGCCACCTCGGACAGCGCCCTCTACCCCGGGGGTAGCAAGCGGCGGCAAGAGGTTGACGGCGCCGCCCGGAGCAGCGTCTTCGAGTTGCAGGTGGCCGACACCCCCGACGGCGAGAAGCAGCCGCAGCTGATCGTCAAAGGAGCGCTGGACCGCGAGCAGCGCGACTCCTACGAGCTGAGCCTAAGGGTGCGCGATGGCGGGGACCCGGCGCGCTCGTCGCAGGCCATCCTGCGGGTGCTGATCACCGACGTGAACGACAACAGCCCGCGTTTCGAGAAGAGCGTCTACGAGGCCGACCTGGCGGAGAACAGCAGCCCCGGCACGCCCATCCTGCAGCTGCGGGCCGCCGACGCCGACGTGGGGGTGAACGGGCAGCTGGAGTACGTCTTCGGGGCGGCCACCGAGTCGGTGCGCCGCCTGCTGCGCCTCGACGAGGCGTCCGGCTGGCTGAGCGTCCTGCACCGCATCGACCGCGAGGAGGTCAACCAGCTGCGCTTTACCGTCATGGCCCGCGACCGCGGCCAGCCGCCCAAAGCCGACAAGGCCACGGTGGTGCTCAACATCCGCGACGAGAACGACAACGTGCCGGCCATCGACATCCGCAAGATCGGGCGCATCCCGCTGCGCGACGGGGTGGCCAGCGTGGCTGAGGACGTCCTAGTGGACACCCCGGTGGCCCTGGTGCAAGTCTCCGACCGCGACCAGGGCGAGAACGGGGTGGTGACCTGCACGGTGGTGGGCGACGTGCCCTTCCAGCTCAAGCCGGCCagcgagggcgagggcgaggcgCAGAACAAGCGCAAGTACTTCCTGCACACCTCGGCGCCGCTGGACTACGAGGCCGTGCGCGACTACAACGTGGTCATCGTGGCCGTCGACTCGGGCAGCCCCAGCCTGTCAAGCAACAACTCTCTGCTGGTGCGGGTGGGCGACGCCAATGACAACGCGCCCGTCTTCGGCCAGGCCGTGCTGGAGGTCTCCTTCCCGGAGAACAACGCGCCGGGCGAGCGGGTGGCCACCGTCCGGGCCACCGACGCCGACAGCGGCAAGAACGCCGAGCTGGCCTACTCGCTGGAGCCGTCGCCCCTGTCGGCCGAGGCTCCCGGCGGCCTCTTCACCATCGACCCGGACTCGGGCGACGTGCGCGTCCAGGCCGTGCTGGACCGCGAGCAGAGGGACACGTACGAGTTCCAGGTGACGGCCCGCGACAAGGGGGTGCCGCCGCTGCAGGGCTCCACCACGGTGGTGGTGCGGGTGGCCGACCGCAACGACAACGAGCCGCGTTTCATGCAGGACGTCTTCACCTTCTACGTCAAGGAGAACCTGCAGCCCAACAGCCCCGTGGGCATGGTGACCGTCATGGACGCCGACAAGGGCCGCAACGCCGAGCTCAGCCTGTCCATCCAGCCGGGCGAGCAGGCCCCCGGCGCGCCCGCGATCTTCTCCATCGAGAACGAGACGGGCACCATCTTCTCCACCGTCTCCTTCGACCGCGAGCAGCAGACCAGCTACACCTTCCGCGTCCAGGCGGTCGACGGCGGCGAGCCGGCGCGCTCGGCCACCGCCACCGTGTCGCTCTTCGTCATGGACGAGAACGACAACGCGCCGGCCGTCACGGCGCCGGCCAACAGCTCCTACACCGTCCTGCCGCCGTCGAGCCACGCGCGGACCGTGGTGGCGGCCGTGCAGGCCCACGACGCCGACGCCGGGCCCAACGCCGAGCTGAGCTACAGCCTGGTGGGCGGCAACCCCTTCCGCCTCTTCGAGGTCGACCCGGCCAGCGGCGTGGTGTCGCTGGTGGGCAAGCTGGCGCCCAAGCACCACGGCCTCCACCGCCTGGTGGTGCAGGTCAACGACAGCGGGCAGCCGCCGCAGGCCACCACCGCCCTCCTCCACGTCTTCGTCAACGAGAGCCTGGCCAACGCCAGCCTGGTGGAGGGCCAGGTGGCGCGCAGCCTCCACACGCCGCTGGCCCACGACATCGCCGGCGACCCCAGCTACGAGCTGGGCAAGCAGCGGCTCAGCATCGTGGTGGGCGTGGTGGCCGGCGTGGTGACCGTCGTGCTCCTCATCCTCGTGGTCGTCCTGGCCCGCTACTGCCGCGCCAAGGGCAAGCACGGCGGCTACGAGGCCGGCAAGAAGGACCACGAGGACTTCTTCACGCCGCAGCCCCACGACAAGGCCAAGAAGCCCAAGAAGGACAAGAAGGCcaagaagggcggcggcggctgcggcggcgccGGCGCCAAGCAGCCCCTCTACAGCAGCATCGTCACCGTCGAGGCCTCCAAGCCCAACGGGCAGCGCTACGACGGCGTCCACGAGAAGCTCTCGGCCGCCGGCAGCCCGGCCCTGGGCCGCTACCGCTCCGTCAACGGCGGGCCCGGCAGCCCGGACCTGGCCCGCCACTACAAGTCCAGCTCGCCCCTGCCCACCGTCCAGCTCCACCCGCAGTCGCCCACCGCCGGCAAAAAGCACCAGGCCGTGCAGGAACTGCCCCCGGCCAACACCTTCGTCGGCGCCGGCGACAACATCTCCATCGGCTCGGACCACTGCTCCGAATACAGCTGTCAAGCCGGCAGCAAGTACAGCAAGCAG
- the PCDH7 gene encoding protocadherin-7 isoform X5 — MGELRTVLGLARSFCCCCCVLLFLPPPLWVSPAAAKQLLRYRLAEEGPADIRIGNVASDLGIVTGSGDVTFSLESGSDYLKIDNMTGELSTTERRIDREKLPQCQMIFDENECFLDFEVSVIGPSQSWVDLFEGRVIILDINDNTPTFPSPVLTLTVEENRPVGTLYLLPTATDRDFGRNGIERYELLQEPGGGGDGSRRGGGGGSSAASAATSDSALYPGGSKRRQEVDGAARSSVFELQVADTPDGEKQPQLIVKGALDREQRDSYELSLRVRDGGDPARSSQAILRVLITDVNDNSPRFEKSVYEADLAENSSPGTPILQLRAADADVGVNGQLEYVFGAATESVRRLLRLDEASGWLSVLHRIDREEVNQLRFTVMARDRGQPPKADKATVVLNIRDENDNVPAIDIRKIGRIPLRDGVASVAEDVLVDTPVALVQVSDRDQGENGVVTCTVVGDVPFQLKPASEGEGEAQNKRKYFLHTSAPLDYEAVRDYNVVIVAVDSGSPSLSSNNSLLVRVGDANDNAPVFGQAVLEVSFPENNAPGERVATVRATDADSGKNAELAYSLEPSPLSAEAPGGLFTIDPDSGDVRVQAVLDREQRDTYEFQVTARDKGVPPLQGSTTVVVRVADRNDNEPRFMQDVFTFYVKENLQPNSPVGMVTVMDADKGRNAELSLSIQPGEQAPGAPAIFSIENETGTIFSTVSFDREQQTSYTFRVQAVDGGEPARSATATVSLFVMDENDNAPAVTAPANSSYTVLPPSSHARTVVAAVQAHDADAGPNAELSYSLVGGNPFRLFEVDPASGVVSLVGKLAPKHHGLHRLVVQVNDSGQPPQATTALLHVFVNESLANASLVEGQVARSLHTPLAHDIAGDPSYELGKQRLSIVVGVVAGVVTVVLLILVVVLARYCRAKGKHGGYEAGKKDHEDFFTPQPHDKAKKPKKDKKAKKGGGGCGGAGAKQPLYSSIVTVEASKPNGQRYDGVHEKLSAAGSPALGRYRSVNGGPGSPDLARHYKSSSPLPTVQLHPQSPTAGKKHQAVQELPPANTFVGAGDNISIGSDHCSEYSCQAGSKYSKQIQDLYQM, encoded by the coding sequence ATGGGGGAGCTGCGGACGGTGCTGGGGCTGGCGCggagcttctgctgctgctgctgcgtcctcctcttcctgccgccgccgctgtgGGTCAGCCCGGCGGCGGCCAAGCAGCTGCTCCGCTACCGGCTGGCCGAGGAAGGGCCGGCCGACATCCGCATCGGCAACGTGGCGTCGGACCTGGGCATCGTGACGGGCTCGGGCGACGTGACGTTCAGCCTGGAGTCCGGCTCGGACTACCTGAAGATCGACAACATGACGGGCGAGCTGAGCACGACGGAGCGGCGCATCGACCGCGAGAAGCTGCCGCAGTGCCAGATGATCTTCGACGAGAACGAGTGCTTCCTGGACTTCGAGGTGTCGGTCATCGGGCCCTCGCAGAGCTGGGTGGACCTCTTCGAGGGCCGGGTCATCATCCTGGACATCAACGACAACACCCCCACCTTCCCCTCGCCCGTGCTCACCCTCACTGTCGAGGAGAACCGCCCCGTCGGCACCCTGTACCTGCTGCCCACCGCCACCGACAGGGACTTCGGCCGCAACGGCATCGAGCGATACGAGCTGCTCCAGGAGCCCGGCGGCGGGGGCGACGGGAGCCGtcggggcggcggcggaggcagctCGGCCGCCTCGGCTGCCACCTCGGACAGCGCCCTCTACCCCGGGGGTAGCAAGCGGCGGCAAGAGGTTGACGGCGCCGCCCGGAGCAGCGTCTTCGAGTTGCAGGTGGCCGACACCCCCGACGGCGAGAAGCAGCCGCAGCTGATCGTCAAAGGAGCGCTGGACCGCGAGCAGCGCGACTCCTACGAGCTGAGCCTAAGGGTGCGCGATGGCGGGGACCCGGCGCGCTCGTCGCAGGCCATCCTGCGGGTGCTGATCACCGACGTGAACGACAACAGCCCGCGTTTCGAGAAGAGCGTCTACGAGGCCGACCTGGCGGAGAACAGCAGCCCCGGCACGCCCATCCTGCAGCTGCGGGCCGCCGACGCCGACGTGGGGGTGAACGGGCAGCTGGAGTACGTCTTCGGGGCGGCCACCGAGTCGGTGCGCCGCCTGCTGCGCCTCGACGAGGCGTCCGGCTGGCTGAGCGTCCTGCACCGCATCGACCGCGAGGAGGTCAACCAGCTGCGCTTTACCGTCATGGCCCGCGACCGCGGCCAGCCGCCCAAAGCCGACAAGGCCACGGTGGTGCTCAACATCCGCGACGAGAACGACAACGTGCCGGCCATCGACATCCGCAAGATCGGGCGCATCCCGCTGCGCGACGGGGTGGCCAGCGTGGCTGAGGACGTCCTAGTGGACACCCCGGTGGCCCTGGTGCAAGTCTCCGACCGCGACCAGGGCGAGAACGGGGTGGTGACCTGCACGGTGGTGGGCGACGTGCCCTTCCAGCTCAAGCCGGCCagcgagggcgagggcgaggcgCAGAACAAGCGCAAGTACTTCCTGCACACCTCGGCGCCGCTGGACTACGAGGCCGTGCGCGACTACAACGTGGTCATCGTGGCCGTCGACTCGGGCAGCCCCAGCCTGTCAAGCAACAACTCTCTGCTGGTGCGGGTGGGCGACGCCAATGACAACGCGCCCGTCTTCGGCCAGGCCGTGCTGGAGGTCTCCTTCCCGGAGAACAACGCGCCGGGCGAGCGGGTGGCCACCGTCCGGGCCACCGACGCCGACAGCGGCAAGAACGCCGAGCTGGCCTACTCGCTGGAGCCGTCGCCCCTGTCGGCCGAGGCTCCCGGCGGCCTCTTCACCATCGACCCGGACTCGGGCGACGTGCGCGTCCAGGCCGTGCTGGACCGCGAGCAGAGGGACACGTACGAGTTCCAGGTGACGGCCCGCGACAAGGGGGTGCCGCCGCTGCAGGGCTCCACCACGGTGGTGGTGCGGGTGGCCGACCGCAACGACAACGAGCCGCGTTTCATGCAGGACGTCTTCACCTTCTACGTCAAGGAGAACCTGCAGCCCAACAGCCCCGTGGGCATGGTGACCGTCATGGACGCCGACAAGGGCCGCAACGCCGAGCTCAGCCTGTCCATCCAGCCGGGCGAGCAGGCCCCCGGCGCGCCCGCGATCTTCTCCATCGAGAACGAGACGGGCACCATCTTCTCCACCGTCTCCTTCGACCGCGAGCAGCAGACCAGCTACACCTTCCGCGTCCAGGCGGTCGACGGCGGCGAGCCGGCGCGCTCGGCCACCGCCACCGTGTCGCTCTTCGTCATGGACGAGAACGACAACGCGCCGGCCGTCACGGCGCCGGCCAACAGCTCCTACACCGTCCTGCCGCCGTCGAGCCACGCGCGGACCGTGGTGGCGGCCGTGCAGGCCCACGACGCCGACGCCGGGCCCAACGCCGAGCTGAGCTACAGCCTGGTGGGCGGCAACCCCTTCCGCCTCTTCGAGGTCGACCCGGCCAGCGGCGTGGTGTCGCTGGTGGGCAAGCTGGCGCCCAAGCACCACGGCCTCCACCGCCTGGTGGTGCAGGTCAACGACAGCGGGCAGCCGCCGCAGGCCACCACCGCCCTCCTCCACGTCTTCGTCAACGAGAGCCTGGCCAACGCCAGCCTGGTGGAGGGCCAGGTGGCGCGCAGCCTCCACACGCCGCTGGCCCACGACATCGCCGGCGACCCCAGCTACGAGCTGGGCAAGCAGCGGCTCAGCATCGTGGTGGGCGTGGTGGCCGGCGTGGTGACCGTCGTGCTCCTCATCCTCGTGGTCGTCCTGGCCCGCTACTGCCGCGCCAAGGGCAAGCACGGCGGCTACGAGGCCGGCAAGAAGGACCACGAGGACTTCTTCACGCCGCAGCCCCACGACAAGGCCAAGAAGCCCAAGAAGGACAAGAAGGCcaagaagggcggcggcggctgcggcggcgccGGCGCCAAGCAGCCCCTCTACAGCAGCATCGTCACCGTCGAGGCCTCCAAGCCCAACGGGCAGCGCTACGACGGCGTCCACGAGAAGCTCTCGGCCGCCGGCAGCCCGGCCCTGGGCCGCTACCGCTCCGTCAACGGCGGGCCCGGCAGCCCGGACCTGGCCCGCCACTACAAGTCCAGCTCGCCCCTGCCCACCGTCCAGCTCCACCCGCAGTCGCCCACCGCCGGCAAAAAGCACCAGGCCGTGCAGGAACTGCCCCCGGCCAACACCTTCGTCGGCGCCGGCGACAACATCTCCATCGGCTCGGACCACTGCTCCGAATACAGCTGTCAAGCCGGCAGCAAGTACAGCAAGCAG